ATTTGCGTTCAATGCAGCCACTCGCCAAGTAATCAGGGTGAATCACCGGAAACCGGTTATTTATCGGTGACTATGGATGAAATATTTGGTCGCGATAACTTTATAGTCAATCTCATATGGAAAAAGAAGGGGAATCCTAGTAATACAGCCGAGGCGATAGGCACGATTACAGAATCAATTCTTGTATTTGCGAAATCAATTGGTTCGGTGGTTCTGAACAGAGAAACTTTTGATCGAGTTTACAAATTTAAAGAAAATGGTGCAGGCTATAACTTGGAACAGCCGATTAAGACCGCAGAAGGCGAATACGAGAGACGTACCATGACTTACGACATTGAAACGCCAGAAGGTGTTTTTAGTCCGCCAACTGGAAAACGTTGGACATATGGCAAGCGTAAAATGGAAGAATTTGTATCGAAGCAAAAGTATGCAATAAAGGATGGATTGTTTTTCATCAAGAAATTTGAGGATGACTATAAGTATGGAAGTACCAAAATATACAAGAATTTGCTTCAGGATTTAGGGTCATTGAAATCTGCAAAAGATCAATTAAGAAACTTAGGATTCTCCCGAGAGGAATTCGAAAGTCCTAAACCCGAGGAGTTGATGCGCCACATAATTGAAATGACGACGCAGAAAGGAGACATTGTTTTGGATTACCATTTGGGAAGTGGTACAACTGCGGCGGTAGCTCATAAAATGGGACGCCAATATATTGGCGTAGAGCAGATGAACTACATTTACGAATTAACCGCTACGCGTCTTAAGAAAGTTGTTGAAGGGGAGAAAGGTGGTGTTTCTCGTGCCATTAATTGGCGTGGTGGCCGATCATTCGTCTTTGCTGAACTCGCCGCTTCCAACTCCGTTTTCGCTGAGCGCATTATTTCCTCACAAGACTCATCCGCTCTTACTAGAATATATTCGGACATTCAAGAATGTGGCTTCTTGCGCTACGAAGTAGACCTCAACGAGTATGATGTCGATGAATTCACTGATCTTAATCTGCATGATGCCAAGCGTGTGCTGATGGCCTGTCTTGACACCAATCATCTGTATATCAATCTCGGATCTCTAGGGGATACGGATTTTGATGTTTCGAACGAAGATGCACGTATCACAAGGTCGTTCTATGGGCTAGAAGAATGAGTCAGAGCCTCACTCAAAAATTTGATGGACTGGATGAATTGAGGGGACTTGAAAACGAAATCCCGACGCATATTACCAACAACCTTGCACCATTGATTAAGTTGCGTCCTTATCAGGAAGGAGCAGTAAAGCGCTGGCTGTATTACATGGATAACTATGGTGACCGACCGTCCAATCCGCACCTACTTTTCCACATGGCTACAGGCAGCGGCAAGACGGTGCTTATGGCAACTTTGATTCTAGACCTCTATCAAAGAGGATACCGGAATTTCATGTTCTTTGTGAATTCCACCCAAATCATCGAAAAGACTAAGGATAATTTCCTTAATCCATCATCGTCCAAACATTTATTTTCGTCGCATGTGCGGATTAATGAGAAGCCCGTCAAAATCCACGCAGTGGATGTTTTTGATGCTGCAAGCAGTGAGTCGATCAACATCCATTTCACATCTGTCCAGGGGCTGCATTCGCGAATGCGAGAACCACAGGAGAATGCTGTCACAATTGAAGATTTTCGTGATCACAAAGTTGTCATGATTTCGGACGAAGCTCACCACTTGAATGCTGAAACAAAGAATAGGCTGAACCAAGGCGAGACTGA
This region of Acidiferrobacterales bacterium genomic DNA includes:
- a CDS encoding site-specific DNA-methyltransferase, encoding ICVQCSHSPSNQGESPETGYLSVTMDEIFGRDNFIVNLIWKKKGNPSNTAEAIGTITESILVFAKSIGSVVLNRETFDRVYKFKENGAGYNLEQPIKTAEGEYERRTMTYDIETPEGVFSPPTGKRWTYGKRKMEEFVSKQKYAIKDGLFFIKKFEDDYKYGSTKIYKNLLQDLGSLKSAKDQLRNLGFSREEFESPKPEELMRHIIEMTTQKGDIVLDYHLGSGTTAAVAHKMGRQYIGVEQMNYIYELTATRLKKVVEGEKGGVSRAINWRGGRSFVFAELAASNSVFAERIISSQDSSALTRIYSDIQECGFLRYEVDLNEYDVDEFTDLNLHDAKRVLMACLDTNHLYINLGSLGDTDFDVSNEDARITRSFYGLEE